Proteins encoded together in one Lathyrus oleraceus cultivar Zhongwan6 chromosome 5, CAAS_Psat_ZW6_1.0, whole genome shotgun sequence window:
- the LOC127080969 gene encoding uncharacterized protein LOC127080969 — translation MEDAIDGAASLDYASIKIFPNKNRYEAYVCKGNQFEKVAAGHLEHLLPHLPEINDMHAKGFDAKFDLKLPKDLHGAEWFSKATVKRFLHVVGSPDSIKVINSIMDEMSQLENSKKFHVSLYGKDCQDHLGSGERDGNRSSNGEAPTSIAEVSTVSSDASKNELLRAMDLRLTALRNKLAETFNKAADAKCSPKDMTDLSNFSHRFGATNLEHSLCKFIELNQIRQQDVDETTTLTCDVTHVLHKDVSKEFKDLHISKPSTSDAPIKYGVSPAKVAQVERDSSTGSEESSDSSDEDQISAERSRSLQRSVTPRRSASPMRRVQIGKAGPRRAAALTIKSLNFFPARSYRDAAENGFEGEVSEQPFKKPEIEVRRITVQDAISLFESKQRDQSEDIQKKKSLTDVSLSTNKSVLRRWSSGMGETSVQGLQDPVPQDPVPLTSNDAICDEIPKNSEVEVVSDFVSESHNTPDCDVKPEIQEKVDSYTVDNLEETSPIAREETIKKLAASAEWNQRKQAEFDQILKKMVESKPVLFGKPQPRKNQNTSSEQRGRSYDHYKEKRDAKLRGEKVGKRVGKEAPIHEMQQLVNKKKAEMSKNVSATKTSSTRLPQKPLRNSPQPANSPKETTPKSTVAKKVSAKSSSVPATRKSWSATPSPKTTGTPPSIGRGGTSSASSTPTRRKPVLTASVPLPSPQREKSQPQSRNEKEIQPSNARNLKSTNEKRQTGIPNKSNAIKSNKSNAIKSKVTSDSGETVPSKASLVNKGTKKSSVVPLESKPFLRKGSRMGNGSGDPNKNKSPPPKLDKSHRDGEDRIEDQESELVVNASDSASRHSDRDTVTPSHHIAATESDPQNQINNHLLCGETENLDQDPSTGDVSTYIEESSLNVRNEEESTISPSAWVETEEDLELPKPCEDSTFQPASLANAAASGSTSPRVRHSLSQMLQEEISEPDIGEWGNAENPPTMLYQKDAPKGLKRLLKFARKSKAETGSTGWSTPSVFSEGEDDSEEFKNSNKRNADNLLRKAALNVKSYDYLARDDGKGSHKMQGGRDSGAGPATRGSRSFFSLSAFRVTKP, via the exons ATGGAGGATGCTATTGATGGTGCTGCATCTTTGGATTATGCTTCGATTAAGATTTTCCCGAATAAAAATAG GTATGAGGCATATGTCTGCAAGGGGAATCAATTTGAAAAAGTGGCAGCTGGGCATTTGGAACATCTATTGCCACATTTACCTGAAAtaaatgatatgcatgcaaaaGGATTTGATGCAAAATTTGATCTTAAATTACCAAAAGATCTGCATGGTGCTGAATGGTTTTCAAAAGCAACTGTAAAAAG GTTCCTGCATGTTGTTGGTTCACCAGATTCAATAAAGGTCATCAATAGTATCATGGATGAGATGTCTCAGTTGGAGAATTCAAAAAAATTTCATGTTTCTTTATATGGGAAG GACTGTCAGGATCATCTTGGAAGCGGTGAAAGAG ATGGTAACCGCAGCTCGAACGGTGAAGCGCCAACTTCCATA GCTGAAGTTAGCACTGTGTCATCCGATGCTTCGAA GAATGAATTGTTACGAGCAATGGATCTAAGACTCACAGCTTTGAGGAACAAGTTAGCTGAAACATTTAACAAGGCTGCAGATGCTAAATGCTCCCCTAAAGATATGACAGATTTATCGAATTTCTCCCATCGTTTTGGTGCCACTAATTTAGA GCATTCTTTGTGCAAATTTATAGAACTGAACCAAATAAGACAGCAGGATGTCGATGAAACTACAACGCTCACATGTGATGTAACTCATGTGCTGCACAAGGATGTAAGCAAGGAATTTAAAGACCTGCATATATCTAAACCTTCAACTTCAGATGCACCAATTAAGTACGGTGTTTCACCAGCTAAAGTTGCTCAAGTTGAGAGAGACAGTTCAACAGGAAGTGAGGAATCTTCTGACTCTAGCGATGAGGACCAAATATCTGCTGAGAGAAGTCGTTCCCTACAAAGATCTGTAACACCCAGAAGGTCAGCATCCCCAATGCGAAGGGTACAAATAGGAAAGGCTGGGCCCCGCAGAGCCGCCGCATTAACTATTAAGAGTCTCAATTTTTTTCCTGCTAGATCGTATAGAGATGCTGCTGAAAATGGTTTTGAAGGGGAAGTATCAGAACAGCCTTTTAAGAAGCCGGAAATTGAGGTAAGGAGGATAACTGTGCAAGATGCCATCAGTCTTTTTGAAAGTAAACAGAGGGATCAATCAGAAGATATTCAAAAGAAGAAGTCATTAACAGATGTGTCTCTTAGTACAAATAAATCTGTCTTGAGAAGATGGAGCTCAGGTATGGGGGAAACCTCTGTTCAAGGCCTGCAAGATCCCGTTCCCCAAGATCCTGTTCCATTGACTTCAAACGATGCGATATGTGATGAGATTCCTAAGAATTCTGAAGTAGAAGTGGTGTCTGATTTTGTTTCTGAAAGTCACAATACCCCTGACTGTGATGTAAAACCAGAAATACAGGAAAAAGTAGATTCTTATACTGTAGATAATCTAGAAGAAACTAGTCCCATAGCAAGAGAGGAAACAATAAAAAAGTTAGCAGCCTCGGCAGAATGGAATCAACGAAAACAAGCAGAGTTTGACCAGATTCTTAAGAAAATGGTTGAAAGTAAGCCTGTTTTATTTGGAAAGCCCCAGCCTAGGAAAAACCAGAACACTTCATCTGAGCAGAGAGGGCGGTCTTATGATCATTATAAGGAGAAAAGGGATGCAAAACTCCGAGGAGAGAAGGTTGGAAAGCGAGTAGGAAAAGAAGCACCGATTCACGAAATGCAGCAATTAGTTAACAAGAAAAAGGCTGAAATGTCCAAAAATGTGAGTGCAACTAAAACAAGTTCTACAAGGTTACCTCAAAAACCTCTTAGAAATTCACCTCAGCCCGCAAATTCCCCAAAGGAAACAACCCCTAAGTCCACAGTTGCGAAAAAAGTGTCAGCCAAATCATCATCAGTGCCTGCTACCCGTAAGTCTTGGTCAGCAACACCCTCCCCTAAGACTACCGGGACACCCCCTTCTATAGGCCGTGGAGGGACTTCATCTGCAAGCAGCACCCCAACACGTCGAAAGCCTGTGTTAACAGCATCTGTTCCCCTACCAAGCCCACAAAGGGAAAAATCTCAGCCGCAAAGCCGAAATGAGAAAGAAATTCAGCCAAGTAATGCCAGGAACCTCAAAAGCACGAATGAGAAGCGGCAGACAGGTATCCCAAACAAGAGCAATGCAATCAAATCAAACAAGAGCAATGCAATCAAATCAAAAGTGACATCAGATTCCGGAGAAACTGTTCCTTCCAAGGCTAGCTTAGTTAACAAGGGGACCAAGAAAAGCAGTGTAGTTCCATTGGAATCAAAACCATTTCTACGCAAAGGTTCTCGAATGGGGAATGGTTCCGGTGATCCTAACAAGAATAAAAGTCCTCCTCCTAAGCTGGACAAATCTCATAGAGATGGTGAAGACCGTATTGAAGATCAAGAAAGTGAGTTGGTTGTCAATGCTTCTGACTCGGCCAGTCGGCATTCAGACAGGGACACTGTGACACCTAGTCATCATATTGCTGCTACAGAATCAGACCCTCAGAATCAGATAAATAACCATTTGCTATGTGGTGAGACAGAAAACTTAGACCAAGATCCTAGTACTGGGGATGTCTCAACATATATAGAAGAATCTTCCTTGAATGTAAGAAATGAAGAAGAATCAACCATATCACCTTCAGCCTGGGTAGAAACAGAAGAGGATCTGGAGCTGCCCAAGCCATGTGAGGATAGCACATTTCAACCTGCATCTCTGGCCAATGCTGCAGCATCAGGATCAACTAGTCCTCGTGTTCGCCATTCTCTATCACAGATGCTTCAAGAAGAAATCAGCGAACCTGACATTGGTGAGTGGGGAAATGCCGAGAATCCTCCTACCATGCTTTACCAAAAAGATGCACCCAAAGGTCTGAAAAGACTTTTGAAATTTGCTCGGAAGAGCAAAGCTGAAACAGGTTCTACAGGCTGGTCTACTCCATCTGTTTTTTCTGAAGGAGAAGATGATTCTGAGGAGTTTAAAAATTCTAATAAAAGGAATGCTGACAATCTACTGAGAAAGGCTGCACTCAATGTGAAAAGCTATGACTATTTAG CAAGAGATGATGGCAAGGGTTCTCACAAGATGCAAGGTGGCCGTGATTCAGGTGCTGGTCCAGCCACAAGAG GATCAAGGTCATTCTTTTCACTTTCAGCTTTTAGGGTAACCAAGCCCTGA